The sequence NNNNNNNNNNNNNNNNNNNNNNNNNNNNNNNNNNNNNNNNNNNNNNNNNNNNNNNNNNNNNNNNNNNNNNNNNNNNNNNNNNNNNNNNNNNNNNNNNNNNNNNNNNNNNNNNNNNNNNNNNNNNNNNNNNNNNNNNNNNNNNNNNNNNNNNNNNNNNNNNNNNNNNNNNNNNNNNNNNNNNNNNNNNNNNNNNNNNNNNNNNNNNNNNNNNNNNNNNNNNNNNNNNNNNNNNNNNNNNNNNNNNNNNNNNNNNNNNNNNNNNNNNNNNNNNNNNNNNNNNNNNNNNNNNNNNNNNNNNNNNNNNNNNNNNNNNNNNNNNNNNNNNNNNNNNNNNNNNNNNNNNNNNNNNNNNNNNNNNNNNNNNNNNNNNNNNNNNNNNNNNNNNNNNNNNNNNNNNNNNNNNNNNNNNNNNNNNNNNNNNNNNNNNNNNNNNNNNNNNNNNNNNNNNNNNNNNNNNNNNNNNNNNNNNNNNNNNNNNNNNNNNNNNNNNNNNNNNNNNNNNNNNNNNNNNNNNNNNNNNNNNNNNNNNNNNNNNNNNNNNNNNNNNNNNNNNNNNNNNNNNNNNNNNNNNNNNNNNNNNNNNNNNNNNNNNNNNNNNNNNNNNNNNNNNNNNNNNNNNNNNNNNNNNNNNNNNNNNNNNNNNNNNNNNNNNNNNNNNNNNNNNNNNNNNNNNNNNNNNNNNNNNNNNNNNNNNNNNNNNNNNNNNNNNNNNNNNNNNNNNNNNNNNNNNNNNNNNNNNNNNNNNNNNNNNNNNNNNNNNNNNNNNNNNNNNNNNNNNNNNNNNNNNNNNNNNNNNNNNNNNNNNNNNNNNNNNNNNNNNNNNNNNNNNNNNNNNNNNNNNNNNNNNNNNNNNNNNNNNNNNNNNNNNNNNNNNNNNNNNNNNNNNNNNNNNNNNNNNNNNNNNNNNNNNNNNNNNNNNNNNNNNNNNNNNNNNNNNNNNNNNNNNNNNNNNNNNNNNNNNNNNNNNNNNNNNNNNNNNNNNNNNNNNNNNNNNNNNNNNNNNNNNNNNNNNNNNNNNNNNNNNNNNNNNNNNNNNNNNNNNNNNNNNNNNNNNNNNNNNNNNNNNNNNNNNNNNNNNNNNNNNNNNNNNNNNNNNNNNNNNNNNNNNNNNNNNNNNNNNNNNNNNNNNNNNNNNNNNNNNNNNNNNNNNNNNNNNNNNNNNNNNNNNNNNNNNNNNNNNNNNNNNNNNNNNNNNNNNNNNNNNNNNNNNNNNNNNNNNNNNNNNNNNNNNNNNNNNNNNNNNNNNNNNNNNNNNNNNNNNNNNNNNNNNNNNNNNNNNNNNNNNNNNNNNNNNNNNNNNNNNNNNNNNNNNNNNNNNNNNNNNNNNNNNNNNNNNNNNNNNNNNNNNNNNNNNNNNNNNNNNNNNNNNNNNNNNNNNNNNNNNNNNNNNNNNNNNNNNNNNNNNNNNNNNNNNNNNNNNNNNNNNNNNNNNNNNNNNNNNNNNNNNNNNNNNNNNNNNNNNNNNNNNNNNNNNNNNNNNNNNNNNNNNNNNNNNNNNNNNNNNNNNNNNNNNNNNNNNNNNNNNNNNNNNNNNNNNNNNNNNNNNNNNNNNNNNNNNNNNNNNNNNNNNNNNNNNNNNNNNNNNNNNNNNNNNNNNNNNNNNNNNNNNNNNNNNNNNNNNNNNNNNNNNNNNNNNNNNNNNNNNNNNNNNNNNNNNNNNNNNNNNNNNNNNNNNNNNNNNNNNNNNNNNNNNNNNNNNNNNNNNNNNNNNNNNNNNNNNNNNNNNNNNNNNNNNNNNNNNNNNNNNNNNNNNNNNNNNNNNNNNNNNNNNNNNNNNNNNNNNNNNNNNNNNNNNNNNNNNNNNNNNNNNNNNNNNNNNNNNNNNNNNNNNNNNNNNNNNNNNNNNNNNNNNNNNNNNNNNNNNNNNNNNNNNNNNNNNNNNNNNNNNNNNNNNNNNNNNNNNNNNNNNNNNNNNNNNNNNNNNNNNNNNNNNNNNNNNNNNNNNNNNNNNNNNNNNNNNNNNNNNNNNNNNNNNNNNNNNNNNNNNNNNNNNNNNNNNNNNNNNNNNNNNNNNNNNNNNNNNNNNNNNNNNNNNNNNNNNNNNNNNNNNNNNNNNNNNNNNNNNNNNNNNNNNNNNNNNNNNNNNNNNNNNNNNNNNNNNNNNNNNNNNNNNNNNNNNNNNNNNNNNNNNNNNNNNNNNNNNNNNNNNNNNNNNNNNNNNNNNNNNNNNNNNNNNNNNNNNNNNNNNNNNNNNNNNNNNNNNNNNNNNNNNNNNNNNNNNNNNNNNNNNNNNNNNNNNNNNNNNNNNNNNNNNNNNNNNNNNNNNNNNNNNNNNNNNNNNNNNNNNNNNNNNNNNNNNNNNNNNNNNNNNNNNNNNTTTTGTGGCTTGGTGGTTTCCGTTCATCAGAGCTCCTAAAGGTCTGCTCATTTTGATGCTCTCACAATATTTATAGAACAACAAATATGTAGACTAAGGATATGATATAAACTTTTGGAAGGCCAGCCGTTATGGCCAATTAAGCAAACCACGAGCAATTCGTCTGGGTAGATGTGTGGGACAGAGGGCTCGTGGTACTAGCTGCCCTTGCCCTTTCTCCTCCGCTTTGGGAACCACGAGCAATTGGTCTGAAAGATGTGTGGGATTGAGGACTCGTGGTACTAGCTGCCCTTgcccttcctcctcctctatGGGAACCACGAGCGATTCGTCTGAATGGATGTGTGGGACAGAGGGCTCGTGGTACTAGCTGCCCTTGCCCTTCGTCCTCCGCTTTGGGAacgtttttttgtttctaagcATTATTGATGTAAACTGATGTTTTGATGTAAAGCTGTGAGTTTTACTAAAAAATGATTGGTTTTGTTGCAGCTTCTTGTAAATCAATTAGAGCCGCTCACAGAACAGCAATTGTTGGGCATATCAAACTTGCAGCAGTCTTCACAACAAACTGAAGATGCATTGTCACAAGGCATGGAAGCGTTGCAGCAATCATTGGCTGAGACATTGTCCAGTGGATCTCTTGGCTCTTCGAATGCGTCTGGCAATGTGGCTAACTACATGGGCCAAATGGCCACGGCCATGGGGAAACTTGGGACTCTTGAGGGGTTTATTCACCAGGTATGCTTAACtttcttttgaacttttatcCCACAC comes from Cucurbita pepo subsp. pepo cultivar mu-cu-16 unplaced genomic scaffold, ASM280686v2 Cp4.1_scaffold000609, whole genome shotgun sequence and encodes:
- the LOC111785638 gene encoding transcription factor TGA2.2-like; protein product: WLGGFRSSELLKLLVNQLEPLTEQQLLGISNLQQSSQQTEDALSQGMEALQQSLAETLSSGSLGSSNASGNVANYMGQMATAMGKLGTLEGFIHQADNLRQQTLQQMHRILTTRQSARALLAIHDYFSRLRALSSLWLARPKE